Proteins encoded together in one Cydia pomonella isolate Wapato2018A chromosome 10, ilCydPomo1, whole genome shotgun sequence window:
- the LOC133522328 gene encoding uncharacterized protein LOC133522328: MKTRRLMCAELNVPKTGALMTGHGTQIAADRDGWETVFEVKYDSLAREHDLVFEDAPPTMKYMVAEPLKSSGTESAVKE; this comes from the exons atgaaaacgAG ACGCCTAATGTGTGCTGAATTAAACGTCCCCAAGACAGGTGCCTTAATGACAGGGCACGGGACCCAGATTGCGGCCGACAGAGACGGCTGGGAGACGGTCTTTGAAGTCAAGTACGACAGCTTGGCGCGCGAACATGACCTAGTCTTCGAGGACGCGCCGCCAACCATGAAATACATGGTAGCTGAACCTTTAAAAAGTAGCGGGACTGAATCTGCAGTCAAAGAGTAA